One region of Desulfobacterales bacterium genomic DNA includes:
- a CDS encoding FG-GAP-like repeat-containing protein — protein MTTLHIRNFLSHRSFYLFGLVLLVFAWCGCATSFETNQKENVISPATVTSGGLFSSGKYRAIALADLNNDGFIDVVGGSASPGTVAVWFGDGRGGLSEPEFLPFRGDVRSLAIADIDQDGMKDIICTAQRESAGILIWLNRGKQKWERGASPVESGNYEGIAVADVNADGHPDIIAANATSDEQGGIQVWFGDGKGNWIAESGPTVKGVYMDVAVADLDRDGALDLIGAGWGTYGALRIWFGDGTGGWSPASELEKGSYYGLTLADLNADGNLDILSATYRGGIRIFLNQGNGGFYRDKDPVNTGSFWKVIPIAVDDGGARGLLASSLDAGGLMVWHRKDGADWLQVSGQFPSAGSYYGMVAGDLNGDGRDDLCAASYGQGIKVWLGKGGDVVQTGRKLKGKETSSPGTSSGELEPKENAVYKTVSGISEYKIGPGDVIEITLWRGIEKTTEEIQVRPNGTISFGFVEDLNINGFTASRLDEILTKRLGEFIRQPRVDVTVKKFDSKFVTMLGAITESPYRRSGPGKYELTGKTTLMEMVTKAGGPTQEANLNEVTVRRKTGRSITVDFYKIFTQKDLSQNIILDDGDLIFIPTLSKEANRIYVFGEVEKPGVYPFSGTNLSVFDAISLAGGVTIFAKENSTKVVRGDITRPEVISVSLGKLLETGDQTQNVALVNKDLVYVPRSFVGDVNRFVKQITPLMRLIIYPAQVINEFGTAGEWTNLTTAP, from the coding sequence ATGACAACCCTTCATATTAGAAACTTTCTGAGCCATAGAAGCTTTTATCTCTTTGGGCTTGTTCTGCTGGTATTTGCCTGGTGCGGATGCGCCACATCCTTTGAGACAAACCAGAAGGAAAACGTAATTTCACCGGCGACCGTGACCTCCGGCGGCCTTTTTTCTTCAGGCAAATACCGCGCCATCGCCCTGGCAGATTTAAATAATGACGGGTTCATAGATGTGGTGGGCGGGTCTGCATCGCCCGGCACGGTGGCGGTTTGGTTTGGTGACGGTCGCGGGGGGCTTTCAGAACCGGAATTTCTTCCTTTCAGGGGAGATGTTCGCTCCCTGGCCATCGCGGATATTGATCAGGATGGAATGAAGGATATCATCTGCACGGCCCAGCGCGAGTCTGCCGGGATTTTGATATGGTTGAACCGCGGGAAACAGAAATGGGAAAGAGGCGCTAGCCCCGTCGAGTCAGGTAACTATGAAGGTATTGCAGTGGCCGACGTGAATGCCGACGGGCACCCCGATATTATTGCGGCCAATGCAACCTCGGACGAGCAGGGGGGGATTCAGGTTTGGTTCGGAGACGGAAAGGGAAATTGGATTGCGGAGTCGGGTCCGACGGTCAAGGGGGTATACATGGATGTGGCCGTGGCCGACCTTGATCGTGACGGCGCCCTTGATTTAATCGGCGCCGGCTGGGGCACTTACGGCGCTCTCAGAATCTGGTTCGGCGATGGAACCGGAGGGTGGTCGCCCGCTTCGGAACTGGAGAAAGGGAGTTACTATGGCTTGACGCTGGCCGACCTGAACGCCGACGGCAATTTGGATATATTATCGGCAACCTATCGGGGCGGGATTCGAATTTTTTTAAACCAGGGAAACGGCGGCTTTTACAGGGATAAAGATCCGGTAAATACCGGCAGCTTTTGGAAGGTGATCCCCATTGCGGTGGATGATGGCGGAGCCAGAGGGTTGCTGGCCAGTTCGCTGGATGCCGGGGGGTTAATGGTCTGGCATAGAAAAGACGGAGCGGACTGGTTGCAAGTCTCCGGGCAATTTCCGTCGGCCGGCAGTTATTATGGAATGGTTGCGGGCGATCTGAACGGGGACGGCCGTGATGATCTGTGTGCCGCCAGTTATGGTCAGGGTATTAAAGTCTGGCTGGGCAAGGGCGGGGATGTTGTTCAAACCGGGAGGAAATTAAAGGGGAAGGAAACGTCCTCGCCAGGAACCTCTTCCGGAGAGCTGGAACCCAAAGAAAATGCCGTTTACAAGACCGTATCCGGCATTTCCGAGTATAAAATCGGTCCCGGTGATGTAATTGAAATTACCCTATGGCGGGGTATTGAAAAGACAACCGAAGAGATTCAGGTGCGGCCCAACGGCACGATCTCTTTCGGCTTTGTGGAGGATTTAAATATTAATGGCTTTACGGCCAGCCGGCTGGACGAAATACTCACCAAACGACTGGGTGAGTTTATCCGTCAGCCACGGGTTGATGTCACCGTAAAGAAGTTCGACAGTAAATTTGTGACCATGCTGGGCGCTATTACGGAATCCCCCTATCGTCGCTCCGGCCCTGGCAAATATGAACTTACCGGGAAAACGACCTTGATGGAGATGGTTACAAAGGCGGGTGGGCCGACGCAGGAGGCAAACCTGAATGAGGTGACGGTTCGTCGCAAAACCGGCCGGTCCATCACGGTAGATTTTTACAAAATCTTTACTCAGAAAGATCTGAGCCAGAACATTATCCTGGATGATGGGGATTTGATTTTTATCCCGACCCTGTCCAAAGAAGCAAACCGGATATATGTATTTGGAGAGGTTGAAAAGCCGGGAGTTTATCCATTTTCCGGAACGAATCTGTCTGTGTTCGATGCCATTTCACTGGCCGGCGGTGTAACAATATTTGCCAAGGAAAACAGTACCAAGGTTGTCAGGGGCGACATCACCCGGCCGGAGGTGATTTCGGTGAGTCTTGGCAAGCTGCTTGAAACAGGTGATCAAACCCAGAACGTCGCCCTGGTAAATAAAGACCTGGTATATGTGCCGCGCAGTTTTGTGGGCGACGTCAACCGTTTTGTAAAACAGATAACTCCCCTGATGCGGCTGATTATTTATCCGGCTCAGGTTATCAATGAATTTGGCACCGCGGGAGAGTGGACGAATCTTACCACGGCGCCTTAA
- a CDS encoding O-antigen ligase family protein, producing MGKQLTAFIMFVAISLLLGMMAAEYSPKMLILATVGLAIFIGAFVNSQLGLYVLILSMLLSPEFMAAATSGKELGRGVTLRLDDFLLTVIGLSWLAKSAIHKEMGLFLRTPLNRPIFIYLVICLVSTGIGVMTGRASMKTGFFFVLKYFEYFLVYFMMVNHLVTREQLHRFLFCIFLTCFIVSIYGIFEIPGGGRVSAPFEGEIGEPNTFGGYLVFIGAVAAGLLDKTRNARAKKALLVLLVVMVPPLLFTQSRTSYLAAVPAMLVLGYLSEKRMIVLILMLTGLALSPFFLPSQVKDRIMYTFEQPTEKGQLEVGDVKLDTSTSARLTSWADAVRDWTKHPMLGYGVTGYSFIDAQFPRVLVETGILGLAAFIYLLVSVFKIALSNLKLLKTSADKGLVIGFIAGYIGLLFHAIGANTFIIVRIMEPFWLVAGIIVVLPKLESPEPAAPEIKPVVKLHLQGIPGRGRFS from the coding sequence ATGGGAAAACAACTGACAGCATTTATAATGTTTGTTGCCATATCCCTTTTGCTGGGAATGATGGCAGCCGAATATTCGCCTAAAATGCTGATTCTGGCGACGGTGGGGCTTGCGATTTTCATCGGCGCTTTTGTCAACAGCCAGCTCGGGCTTTATGTTTTAATCCTGTCCATGCTGTTGTCACCTGAATTTATGGCGGCCGCCACGTCCGGCAAGGAACTGGGAAGAGGGGTGACGCTGCGGCTGGACGATTTCCTGCTGACCGTCATCGGGTTGAGCTGGCTGGCCAAAAGCGCGATTCATAAGGAGATGGGACTGTTTTTAAGGACGCCGTTAAACCGGCCGATATTTATCTATCTGGTCATCTGTCTTGTGTCGACCGGAATCGGCGTCATGACAGGGCGGGCCAGTATGAAAACCGGTTTCTTCTTTGTCCTTAAATATTTTGAATACTTTCTGGTTTACTTCATGATGGTGAATCACCTTGTAACCAGAGAGCAGCTGCATCGGTTCCTTTTTTGTATATTCCTGACGTGTTTTATCGTATCCATTTACGGAATATTTGAAATTCCCGGAGGCGGCAGGGTCAGTGCACCGTTTGAGGGTGAAATCGGTGAACCCAACACCTTCGGCGGATATCTGGTTTTTATCGGGGCGGTGGCAGCCGGTCTGCTGGACAAAACCAGAAATGCCAGAGCTAAAAAAGCGCTGCTTGTCTTGCTTGTTGTGATGGTTCCGCCGCTGCTGTTCACCCAGTCACGCACGTCTTATCTGGCCGCCGTACCGGCCATGCTGGTACTGGGGTACCTGAGCGAGAAGCGCATGATCGTATTGATACTGATGCTCACCGGGTTGGCGTTAAGTCCTTTTTTTCTTCCCTCGCAGGTTAAAGATCGTATTATGTATACGTTTGAGCAACCCACTGAGAAGGGACAACTTGAGGTCGGGGACGTAAAACTGGATACGTCGACATCGGCGCGATTAACGAGCTGGGCGGATGCAGTGCGAGACTGGACCAAGCATCCGATGTTAGGCTATGGGGTTACAGGATACAGTTTTATTGACGCTCAATTTCCCCGGGTGCTTGTGGAAACCGGCATTCTGGGGTTGGCGGCCTTCATCTATCTGTTGGTTTCCGTGTTTAAAATTGCGTTGTCGAATTTGAAGCTGCTGAAAACATCTGCTGACAAAGGCCTTGTGATCGGTTTTATAGCCGGTTATATCGGACTGCTGTTTCATGCCATCGGCGCCAATACCTTTATCATTGTTCGCATCATGGAACCCTTCTGGCTGGTTGCCGGGATTATCGTCGTTCTGCCGAAGCTGGAGAGCCCTGAGCCTGCCGCACCTGAAATAAAACCTGTTGTAAAATTACATTTACAGGGCATCCCGGGTCGAGGAAGGTTTTCATGA
- a CDS encoding polysaccharide biosynthesis tyrosine autokinase, producing MAQYDVDLRDYWRILKKRKAIVILMVCLVGISSYGFAKLKEPLPLYEATASVKIERVTNMASLFTGMFWNEGDNMITQAFIIKSFPVLVQTAKSVGMLPADVSEEEIRNSKTFLAFIQRLKAMVQAEQEQGTNIVNIRVTSGDNQETAFIANAIAAAYQNYNIRERNRQTFETQAFIENQLELSSKSLRQAEEALREFKESYTLIALDTQTTHTLNKLSTVEASYEETRREKESLQSRLDSLEKVSGSFQNIEGAVFSEPSDAQLQGYSAKLSDLILKKKALLFDYTEKHPKVIEINDQIQNVNAEIKKELNGRLAVLKKRESDLYETLLRLRKENLSIPEKALQLERFQREVRLQESLESELKKKYQEILIQASGKVQEVVIVRPALIPTVPTNIPSKVMIIVTGIFMGLVIGIVFTFVAETLDTSIGTIEDVENLLGVPVLGLIPIMGADERNPRYAEREGLEKSVSSRFLITQYDPKSLVAEAFRSLRTNLRFLGKDRKEKAILMTSSFVQEGKTFNVVNIALSIAQAGEKVLLVEADLRKPVIHTTFGLPKEPGMTDYVLGNYDWREVVNTITDVMLGEFEIEEILKTPGLDNLHVITAGSNPLNPSEILRSSRFREFLKEACQEYSFIFFDAPPIMPVADATEIAPLMDGVILVYKVGKIGRGVLKRAKMSLDNVNAKVLGVVLNNVRPEVGPDYFKYQTQYYYEPAKSVDRDMGALMKGAVRKVKRRFPFRRKYFRLLILIVAIALLLLGIFWKDLLTDILKMTGS from the coding sequence ATGGCACAATATGATGTCGATTTAAGAGATTACTGGCGAATCCTGAAAAAAAGAAAGGCCATTGTCATCCTCATGGTTTGCCTGGTGGGGATTTCCAGCTATGGATTTGCCAAGCTGAAGGAGCCGCTGCCGCTTTACGAGGCCACCGCTTCAGTTAAAATCGAACGCGTCACCAATATGGCCAGCCTGTTCACGGGGATGTTCTGGAATGAAGGCGATAATATGATTACCCAGGCCTTCATTATTAAAAGCTTTCCGGTTCTGGTGCAAACGGCCAAATCGGTCGGCATGCTTCCCGCAGACGTTTCCGAAGAAGAAATCAGAAATTCCAAAACCTTTCTGGCGTTCATCCAGCGCTTAAAAGCAATGGTTCAGGCTGAACAGGAGCAGGGGACAAATATCGTCAATATCCGGGTCACTTCCGGTGATAACCAGGAAACGGCCTTTATTGCCAATGCGATTGCGGCAGCTTATCAAAATTACAATATCCGCGAACGAAACCGCCAGACTTTTGAAACCCAGGCGTTTATTGAAAATCAACTTGAATTGTCCTCAAAAAGCCTGCGGCAGGCGGAGGAGGCATTACGTGAGTTTAAGGAAAGTTATACGCTGATAGCTCTGGACACCCAGACAACCCACACCTTGAACAAACTCTCCACAGTTGAAGCTTCATACGAGGAGACCAGGAGAGAAAAAGAGTCCCTGCAATCGCGGTTGGACTCGTTGGAAAAAGTATCAGGCTCATTTCAGAATATCGAAGGGGCTGTTTTTTCCGAACCGTCCGACGCCCAACTGCAAGGATACAGTGCCAAACTGAGCGATCTGATCCTGAAGAAAAAAGCGCTCCTGTTTGATTATACCGAAAAACATCCGAAGGTCATAGAAATTAATGATCAGATTCAGAATGTTAACGCTGAGATCAAAAAAGAACTGAACGGTCGGCTGGCGGTTTTAAAAAAGCGCGAAAGCGATCTTTACGAAACCCTGCTGCGGTTGAGAAAGGAAAACCTGAGTATTCCGGAGAAGGCGCTGCAGTTGGAGCGATTTCAAAGAGAGGTCAGGCTGCAGGAGTCTCTGGAGTCCGAGTTAAAGAAAAAATATCAGGAGATTCTGATCCAGGCTTCCGGCAAGGTGCAGGAAGTCGTCATCGTGCGTCCGGCACTGATACCGACGGTTCCGACCAATATTCCCTCAAAAGTCATGATTATCGTGACCGGTATTTTTATGGGACTGGTCATCGGCATCGTGTTTACCTTCGTTGCCGAAACGTTGGATACTTCCATCGGCACCATCGAAGACGTAGAAAATCTGCTGGGTGTGCCGGTTTTGGGATTGATCCCGATAATGGGGGCGGATGAGAGAAATCCGAGGTACGCGGAAAGGGAAGGATTGGAAAAGAGTGTATCCTCTCGGTTTCTGATTACGCAATACGATCCCAAGTCGCTGGTGGCTGAGGCCTTTCGTTCTTTAAGGACAAATTTGCGCTTCCTTGGCAAAGATCGAAAGGAAAAGGCAATTTTAATGACCAGCTCTTTTGTTCAGGAAGGCAAGACCTTTAATGTCGTGAACATCGCCCTGAGCATCGCCCAGGCCGGCGAGAAAGTGCTTCTGGTTGAGGCGGATTTACGCAAACCCGTAATTCATACAACCTTCGGGTTGCCTAAAGAGCCGGGGATGACGGATTATGTTCTGGGAAACTACGACTGGAGAGAGGTGGTCAACACCATTACGGATGTGATGCTGGGCGAGTTCGAGATTGAAGAAATATTGAAAACGCCGGGTTTGGACAACCTCCATGTGATTACCGCGGGAAGCAATCCCCTCAATCCGTCTGAAATCCTGAGATCTTCAAGATTCCGTGAATTTCTCAAGGAGGCCTGTCAGGAGTATAGTTTTATCTTTTTCGATGCGCCGCCGATCATGCCCGTGGCGGACGCCACTGAGATCGCCCCGCTCATGGACGGTGTTATCCTGGTGTACAAGGTCGGAAAAATCGGCCGGGGTGTACTCAAACGCGCCAAAATGTCCCTCGATAATGTCAACGCCAAGGTGCTTGGCGTTGTCTTGAATAACGTCCGACCGGAAGTAGGGCCGGATTATTTTAAATACCAGACCCAGTATTATTATGAACCCGCCAAGTCAGTCGATCGGGATATGGGCGCCTTGATGAAAGGCGCCGTTCGAAAAGTAAAAAGGCGGTTTCCTTTCAGACGGAAATATTTTCGCCTCCTGATATTAATTGTTGCCATTGCCCTGCTGCTGCTGGGTATATTCTGGAAAGACCTTTTGACCGATATTCTGAAAATGACCGGCAGCTAA
- a CDS encoding nucleotidyltransferase family protein: MESSLRTLLALLAITPAITNKRSRFVELLLKRRNADPLINMALKEGLAGILYKNLLKSGSLDSLNKGHQEILQSAYYRTLHLNLKLNHALKKILSTLNQGGVQVVLLQGMELLHGIYGDFGLRPLSDIDLWVLEKDYTKLVSILRNQGYRLDPLYPNTFRKGITVLDIHTHILWADRIRSREWLLTKSQDFIYQKTRFISVDGQQVRSLGRYDQVLYLGLHLLKHNAERLIWLVDIKKLVADWTFSDWQALLTRARELGQEKCVTYICYLLKLLLNFTEPGRICPEIHRLKLNPIEKKLLRLRQKKESLPEWSTLILFTSGKGLLKGIMFILETLFPRSDILRQVFAETPGLSVPQLYTRRFFQLAGRAVTSLFK; the protein is encoded by the coding sequence ATGGAATCTTCTTTACGAACTCTGCTGGCGCTTTTAGCGATTACACCTGCTATCACCAATAAAAGGTCCCGCTTCGTCGAACTGCTGTTAAAAAGACGGAATGCCGACCCTTTGATCAATATGGCGCTAAAGGAGGGGCTGGCCGGAATACTTTATAAAAACCTGTTAAAATCCGGAAGTCTCGACTCCCTTAACAAAGGACATCAGGAAATACTTCAGTCCGCGTACTATCGAACACTCCATCTCAATCTCAAACTGAATCACGCCTTAAAAAAAATTCTGTCGACGCTGAATCAAGGCGGAGTTCAAGTAGTCCTGCTTCAAGGGATGGAACTCCTGCATGGAATCTATGGTGATTTCGGTCTGAGGCCTTTGAGTGATATTGATCTGTGGGTACTGGAAAAAGATTACACTAAACTGGTATCCATCTTGAGGAATCAGGGCTATCGCCTCGATCCGCTCTATCCCAACACATTTAGAAAGGGCATAACGGTCTTAGATATTCATACCCACATCCTGTGGGCCGACCGCATCAGATCCCGCGAATGGCTGCTGACCAAAAGTCAGGATTTTATTTACCAAAAGACTCGTTTCATTAGTGTCGACGGGCAGCAAGTCCGCTCTCTGGGCAGATATGATCAGGTGCTGTATCTGGGACTTCACTTGCTGAAACATAACGCCGAACGTCTGATCTGGCTGGTGGACATCAAAAAACTCGTTGCAGATTGGACATTTTCGGATTGGCAGGCACTGCTCACCCGCGCCCGTGAGTTGGGTCAAGAAAAATGCGTCACCTATATTTGTTATCTTCTCAAACTGCTGCTGAACTTCACTGAACCCGGACGCATTTGCCCGGAAATCCATCGCCTGAAGCTGAATCCGATCGAAAAAAAACTGCTGCGCCTGCGCCAAAAAAAAGAGTCCCTGCCGGAGTGGTCAACACTCATTTTGTTCACCTCCGGCAAAGGACTCTTAAAAGGAATAATGTTTATTCTGGAAACGCTGTTTCCACGGTCTGACATTTTACGGCAGGTGTTTGCCGAAACCCCCGGCCTTAGCGTTCCGCAACTTTACACCCGGCGTTTTTTTCAGCTTGCCGGCAGGGCCGTCACCTCCCTTTTCAAATGA